The Prochlorococcus marinus str. MIT 9301 genome window below encodes:
- the pyrR gene encoding bifunctional pyr operon transcriptional regulator/uracil phosphoribosyltransferase PyrR: MSKNSKKIVILTEVELRKTISRLTCEIIEKVKKLDNLLLIGIPTRGIPLTEVLAKELFSRTGLRVRKGTIDPTFYRDDQNRVGTRLIQAADIPTPIEKKEILLIDDVIYTGRTIRAAMDALYSWGRPQRVMLLVMVDRGHRELPIQPDFCGKKVPTSKIESISLRLNNVDNEEGVFLE; the protein is encoded by the coding sequence ATGTCCAAGAATTCAAAAAAGATTGTAATACTTACTGAAGTTGAACTTAGAAAAACTATTTCGCGTTTAACTTGCGAAATTATCGAAAAAGTAAAAAAACTGGATAACCTTTTATTGATTGGTATACCGACAAGAGGAATTCCTCTGACCGAAGTCCTAGCAAAGGAATTATTCTCAAGAACAGGTTTAAGAGTTAGAAAAGGAACAATTGATCCAACTTTTTATAGAGATGACCAAAATAGAGTTGGAACTCGACTAATACAAGCTGCTGATATTCCAACTCCTATTGAGAAAAAAGAAATTCTTTTAATAGATGATGTAATTTACACAGGTAGAACAATTAGAGCTGCAATGGATGCTTTATATTCATGGGGCAGACCTCAAAGGGTGATGTTATTAGTAATGGTAGATAGAGGTCATAGAGAATTACCCATTCAGCCAGATTTTTGTGGCAAAAAAGTACCAACTAGTAAAATAGAAAGTATTAGTTTACGTTTAAATAATGTTGATAATGAGGAAGGAGTTTTTCTTGAATAG